Proteins encoded by one window of Crassostrea angulata isolate pt1a10 chromosome 9, ASM2561291v2, whole genome shotgun sequence:
- the LOC128163780 gene encoding uncharacterized protein LOC128163780 isoform X2, with the protein MSQAKNRKLDSGNDFRTTAFRTLSVLAAPVMYLFYKFHESSKRDPVFVRKPNTEKELEHLNKRIDKLLAKLDDSDLEHTQAAEEECVVCLSAKATMQTFPCGHKIVCRKCFIKTIQVAVSQRCLPLRCVICRSAILKVRQTTTQHKSKKLQSPASHASRFLCKVKSKKSAVRVK; encoded by the exons ATGAGTCAAGCGAAAAACCGGAAGTTAGATTCCGGAAATGATTTCCGAACGACGGCATTTCGGACCCTCTCGGTGCTGGCCGCGCCTGTTATGTATCTATTTTACAAATTCCATGAGAGTAGCAAAAGAGACCCGGTTTTTGTTCGAAAACCTAACACAGAAAAAGAACTGGAACACCTTAACAAACGAATC gATAAACTTCTAGCCAAGCTGGATGACAGCGACTTAGAGCACACCCAGGCAGCCGAAGAAGAG TGCGTTGTGTGTTTATCAGCAAAGGCCACTATGCAAACCTTCCCATGTGGCCACAAAATCGTCTGCCGGAAGTGTTTTATAAAGACCATCCAGGTGGCGGTATCTCAGCGCTGTCTTCCGCTCAGGTGTGTGATTTGCCGGTCGGCCATCTTGAAAGTCCGGCAGACGACCACTCAGCACAAATCAAAGAAACTCCAAAGTCCGGCGTCGCACGCATCAAGATTCCTCTGCAAggtcaaatccaaaaaatctgCCGTGCGCGTAAAGTGA
- the LOC128163780 gene encoding uncharacterized protein LOC128163780 isoform X1 has translation MSSFLGVLRKVTMFHKERKQVTIKQTTLPQKAGNSVTSGNSYSKSSKKDQTGRGRVPYHGAITERDFENIHHRIDKLLAKLDDSDLEHTQAAEEECVVCLSAKATMQTFPCGHKIVCRKCFIKTIQVAVSQRCLPLRCVICRSAILKVRQTTTQHKSKKLQSPASHASRFLCKVKSKKSAVRVK, from the exons ATGAGTTCTTTTCTCGGAGTTCTGCGCAAGGTGACAATGTTTCACAAGGAACGGAAACAAGTAACGATAAAGCAGACGACACTCCCACAAAAGGCGGGAAACTCTGTGACCTCTGGGAATTCCTATTCTAAGAGTAGCAAGAAGGATCAGACCGGACGAGGACGGGTACCGTACCATGGAGCCATTACGGAGAGGGATTTTGAGAATATCCATCACAGAATT gATAAACTTCTAGCCAAGCTGGATGACAGCGACTTAGAGCACACCCAGGCAGCCGAAGAAGAG TGCGTTGTGTGTTTATCAGCAAAGGCCACTATGCAAACCTTCCCATGTGGCCACAAAATCGTCTGCCGGAAGTGTTTTATAAAGACCATCCAGGTGGCGGTATCTCAGCGCTGTCTTCCGCTCAGGTGTGTGATTTGCCGGTCGGCCATCTTGAAAGTCCGGCAGACGACCACTCAGCACAAATCAAAGAAACTCCAAAGTCCGGCGTCGCACGCATCAAGATTCCTCTGCAAggtcaaatccaaaaaatctgCCGTGCGCGTAAAGTGA